In one window of Azotobacter salinestris DNA:
- a CDS encoding CsiV family protein has protein sequence MRALRLLPLLFALLAPAAFAEGLYQIELILFRQPGDLLLAGQPPAENWATGAQTLNDTNRRTPTLEEQAAKLSKTEGYKVLLHKAWQQQLGGAPSRMALSDGKERHGHYPIEGTLSLTQGRYMDVAAEFWINRFDNTGFLAGSERLKQTGRVSPGQLTFLDHGNLGLLILITPR, from the coding sequence ATGCGTGCGCTACGCCTGCTTCCCCTGCTGTTCGCCCTGCTCGCTCCCGCTGCGTTTGCCGAGGGGCTGTATCAGATCGAATTGATCCTGTTCCGCCAGCCCGGCGATCTGCTGCTCGCCGGCCAGCCGCCGGCGGAGAACTGGGCCACTGGCGCACAAACCCTGAACGATACGAATCGCCGGACCCCGACCCTGGAAGAACAGGCGGCCAAGCTATCGAAAACCGAAGGCTACAAGGTACTGCTGCACAAGGCCTGGCAGCAGCAGTTGGGCGGCGCACCGAGCCGGATGGCCCTGAGCGATGGCAAGGAGCGTCACGGCCACTACCCCATCGAAGGCACGCTGAGCCTGACCCAGGGCCGTTACATGGACGTCGCGGCGGAATTCTGGATCAATCGCTTCGACAACACCGGCTTTCTCGCCGGCAGCGAACGCCTGAAGCAGACGGGTCGCGTTTCCCCCGGCCAGCTCACCTTTCTCGATCACGGCAACCTGGGCCTGCTGATCCTGATCACCCCGCGCTGA